One part of the Lemur catta isolate mLemCat1 chromosome 13, mLemCat1.pri, whole genome shotgun sequence genome encodes these proteins:
- the LOC123649383 gene encoding olfactory receptor 2AJ1-like, with protein sequence MMGHKNQTSSSDFTLLGLFSSSQTSLVSFLFIFVIFVVAVAENTLMILLIRSDSRLHTSMYFLLSHLSTMDILHISNIVPKMLANYLLGSRTISFTGCGFQVFLSLTLLGGECLLLAAMSCDRYVAICHPLRYAILMDDSVSVVMAGGSWLVGTLNSIVHTAYVLHFPFCGSRTIDHFFCEVPAMLKLSCVDTSGYERGVYVSSIIFLLIPLSLISASYVQILLTVLQMKSSEARKKSFSTCSFHMIVVIMYYGPFIFTYMRPKTHHTPGQDKFLAIFYTILTPTLNPVIYSFRNKDVLGAMKNMIKSNILHKKMNRKNA encoded by the coding sequence ATGATGGGACATAAGAATCAAACTTCCAGCAGTGATTTCACCCTTTTGGGATTGTTCTCTTCTTCCCAAACAAGTCTGGTCTCCTTCTTgtttatatttgtcatttttgttgtgGCTGTAGCAGAAAACACACTCATGATCCTCCTTATCCGCAGTGACTCTCGACTCCATACTTCAATGTACTTCCTGCTCAGCCATCTCTCCACTATGGATATCTTACATATTTCCAACATTGTTCCCAAAATGCTTGCTAACTATCTGTTGGGTAGCAGAACTATTTCATTCACAGGTTGTGGATTCCAGGTATTTCTGTCGCTCACCCTCCTGGGTGGCGAGTGCCTCCTCCTGGCTGCGATGTCCTGTGATCGCTATGTAGCCATCTGCCACCCACTGCGCTATGCGATCCTCATGGACGACTCTGTCAGCGTTGTCATGGCTGGAGGGTCCTGGCTTGTTGGGACCCTCAACTCCATAGTTCACACGGCTTACGTGCTCCACTTTCCCTTCTGTGGCTCTAGGACCATCGATCACTTTTTCTGTGAAGTCCCTGCCATGCTGAAATTGTCCTGTGTAGATACATCGGGCTACGAACGAGGAGTTTATGTAAGTAGCATCATTTTCCTGCTGATCCCTTTATCCCTGATCTCTGCTTCTTATGTCCAGATCCTCCTTACTGTCCTCCAAATGAAATCATCAGAGGCacggaaaaagtcattttccacttgttCCTTCCACATGATTGTGGTCATAATGTACTATGGgccatttatttttacatatatgagaCCTAAAACACACCACACTCCAGGCCAGGACAAGTTCCTGGCAATATTCTATACGATCCTCACACCCACACTCAACCCTGTAATCTACAGCTTTAGGAATAAAGATGTTCTGGGGGCAATGAAAAATATGATCAAAAGTAACATTCtgcataaaaaaatgaataggaaaaatgCCTGA